One Dictyoglomus thermophilum H-6-12 DNA window includes the following coding sequences:
- a CDS encoding AEC family transporter, whose protein sequence is MTESILINILVIIIGYIAKKIKLFPESTGTVLSRFVIYITLPATILKVFISSALKADLFILPLVSFLFGLIIFLLGLYFLRGLDLDDRLKWTLLIGICGYNVGLFSYPFIKGLYGDEGLLYMAMFDIGNSFIVFGLSYALSLMSENGWSLNKIPYLLKRVFSFFPLQIYIISLVLSSLKINFPEVFTTFVSQLSLPNSTLALFTLGYFLDFNLNKSEIKALLYGVLLRFIPGLALALLLRLMGSSLMIKIISIGVLLPAPLVVVIYSNERNLNSKFASFYVSLTILLGIIFLILFK, encoded by the coding sequence ATGACAGAAAGTATTTTAATAAACATACTTGTGATAATTATAGGTTATATTGCAAAAAAAATAAAACTATTTCCTGAGAGCACAGGTACTGTTCTTAGTAGATTTGTGATATATATAACCCTTCCTGCAACGATATTAAAAGTATTTATTTCTTCAGCTTTGAAGGCTGATCTTTTTATACTTCCGTTAGTGTCCTTCCTTTTTGGCCTAATTATATTTTTACTTGGTTTGTATTTTTTAAGAGGGTTGGATTTGGATGATAGATTAAAATGGACTCTACTAATTGGTATATGTGGCTACAATGTGGGGCTTTTTTCTTATCCCTTTATTAAGGGGCTTTATGGCGATGAGGGACTTCTCTATATGGCAATGTTTGATATAGGTAATTCTTTTATTGTTTTTGGACTCTCTTATGCTCTTTCTCTGATGTCGGAGAATGGGTGGTCTTTAAATAAAATTCCTTATCTTCTTAAGAGGGTTTTTTCTTTCTTTCCTTTGCAAATTTATATAATTTCTCTTGTTTTAAGCTCTCTAAAGATCAACTTTCCAGAAGTTTTTACTACTTTTGTATCTCAACTTTCTTTGCCTAATTCTACTCTTGCTCTTTTTACTCTTGGCTACTTTTTGGACTTTAATTTAAATAAATCGGAGATAAAAGCTTTATTATATGGTGTTTTATTGAGATTTATTCCGGGTTTAGCTTTGGCTTTACTCTTAAGATTGATGGGAAGTTCTCTAATGATTAAAATTATCTCTATAGGAGTACTACTTCCAGCACCTCTTGTGGTTGTGATTTATTCTAATGAGAGGAATTTGAATTCAAAGTTTGCTTCCTTTTATGTTTCTCTTACTATTCTTTTAGGTATAATTTTTCTTATACTTTTTAAGTAA
- a CDS encoding sn-glycerol-1-phosphate dehydrogenase: MLVWDSSYSNLIEYIKNQKEKPFLLVDENTYKVAGREIESQLKKLNIDYDLLILPGDAHADEKHICKVMLHVNSNHMMVSIGSGSLTDIARFISYKMNLRFLSVPTAPSMDGYASSVAALTIDNIKTTVIAKTPEKIFARIDVIKDAPEILKKAGFGDLIGKYTALSDWKLANILTDEPINEKVYNEMYEACENTLKSINKPDFEKLLLEALIKSGELMAIVGNSRPASGAEHHIAHYLEFLGYDIFHGIKVGISTLYVIKLYEKLFEIDLDNTNQYLDYEVDIEPWKEEIKVNFPQISERIIKENLERMKEFNNPSFRRAFLEKIKLNKNKIYLIAEKLLNKKEEIIRAYNELGFSTNPQDWNIKEEDIKKAIQYALYIRDRFTILTLYQFLGVLKNLSNDV, translated from the coding sequence ATGTTAGTTTGGGACAGTAGTTATTCAAATCTCATAGAGTATATCAAAAACCAAAAAGAAAAGCCTTTTCTTCTTGTCGATGAAAATACTTACAAAGTAGCTGGAAGAGAGATTGAAAGCCAATTAAAGAAATTGAATATTGATTATGATTTGCTAATCCTACCTGGAGATGCTCATGCCGATGAAAAGCACATATGTAAAGTAATGCTTCACGTAAATAGTAACCACATGATGGTATCTATAGGTTCGGGAAGCTTAACAGATATTGCTAGATTTATCTCTTATAAAATGAATCTTAGATTTCTATCGGTACCTACAGCCCCCTCTATGGATGGATACGCCTCTTCAGTAGCCGCTTTAACAATTGATAATATAAAAACTACAGTTATAGCCAAAACACCAGAAAAAATTTTTGCTCGTATAGATGTAATAAAAGATGCCCCTGAGATACTTAAAAAGGCTGGATTTGGAGATCTCATAGGGAAATATACCGCTCTTTCCGACTGGAAACTTGCAAATATCCTTACAGATGAACCAATAAACGAAAAAGTATATAACGAAATGTATGAAGCCTGCGAGAATACTTTAAAAAGCATAAATAAACCTGACTTTGAAAAACTCCTTCTTGAAGCCCTCATAAAATCAGGTGAGTTAATGGCAATTGTAGGTAATTCAAGACCAGCCTCAGGCGCAGAACACCACATTGCCCATTATTTAGAGTTTTTAGGATATGACATATTTCATGGGATAAAAGTAGGAATATCAACCCTATATGTGATAAAACTGTATGAAAAACTTTTTGAAATTGATCTTGATAATACTAACCAATACTTAGACTACGAAGTAGATATAGAACCATGGAAAGAGGAGATCAAAGTAAACTTTCCGCAAATTAGTGAGAGAATAATAAAAGAGAATTTAGAAAGAATGAAAGAATTCAATAATCCATCTTTTAGAAGAGCCTTCTTAGAAAAAATCAAGTTAAATAAAAATAAAATATACCTTATTGCAGAAAAGCTTCTCAATAAGAAAGAGGAAATAATAAGGGCATATAATGAATTAGGATTTTCCACAAATCCTCAAGACTGGAACATTAAAGAGGAGGACATTAAAAAAGCAATACAATATGCTCTATACATTAGAGATAGATTTACTATTCTTACCCTATATCAATTTTTAGGTGTTTTAAAAAATTTATCAAATGATGTATAA
- a CDS encoding diguanylate cyclase: MRKKIGVIINYLYEGYQLKVLSGILNTARNYNTDVLVFVGGNLNSDIENIQRNKIYKLITSKNVDGLIILGLVLGYNIPKEKIIQFYKNFVDIPTVSIGIKVKNFPSIITDNSKGFISLLNHLVKDHKYKNFAFVTGPLNNDEAKERYEIFLRVMGENHMEVSSDYIYYGDFSKISGINAVKAFLDERKLKLPDVIVFSNDIMAIGGIEELKRRNIKIPEEIAITGFDNIEESYSITPSLTTVDQPLYKLGETALETCLSLTLGEKTREDVILPTKLIIRESCGHKEGTVNIYFPEKEKVKNISEIRKLKKDFLELLEKDLKDKKNYQLPSEIYDFFFTSLFENNQVFLNKICEYLEKEEPETIEELKEITSSLYLFVQIYLEEDLKKTAENLILTAEKIIKAYSEKLLRYEKFKINEETELLGYVGSDLLSSFRMEDILERISIRLPELNINTFYLISTDENLEKRKLIFARLKDRIVQEEISFNSNEIIPQKLYPKERTTLIIKPLYFQESFFGYIVFEYGPKRGVIYEILRSQISAAIQGAKLFEELNQLAITDPLTKLPNRRYIEAEFQKEIERSKRYSSPLSVMVLDLDNFKIINDTFGHQYGDGVLKKIAENLRKYCRKVDIVGRFGGDEFVIILPETNLEKSIKVADKIIKNLEKMNITLPNGEKVYISVSIGIASYPETTKDPEKLLSLADIAMYNAKKLGGKQYSVASF; encoded by the coding sequence TTGAGAAAGAAGATCGGAGTCATAATAAACTATCTATATGAGGGGTATCAATTAAAGGTATTATCTGGAATACTTAATACAGCCAGAAATTATAATACTGATGTCCTTGTTTTTGTAGGGGGAAATTTAAACTCTGATATTGAAAACATACAAAGAAACAAGATATATAAGCTAATTACTTCTAAAAATGTTGATGGCTTAATAATACTTGGATTAGTCTTGGGGTATAATATACCAAAAGAGAAAATTATTCAATTTTACAAAAACTTTGTTGATATACCCACAGTAAGTATTGGAATTAAGGTTAAAAACTTTCCATCTATAATCACCGATAATTCAAAAGGATTTATCAGCTTACTTAATCATCTTGTAAAAGACCACAAATATAAAAACTTTGCCTTTGTCACAGGGCCATTAAATAATGATGAGGCAAAAGAAAGATATGAGATCTTTTTAAGAGTAATGGGAGAAAACCATATGGAAGTAAGCTCTGATTATATCTACTATGGAGACTTCTCAAAAATTTCTGGTATCAATGCAGTTAAAGCCTTTTTAGATGAAAGAAAACTAAAACTACCAGATGTAATAGTTTTTTCTAATGATATAATGGCCATTGGAGGAATAGAAGAACTTAAAAGAAGGAATATAAAGATCCCGGAAGAGATTGCAATAACAGGCTTTGACAATATTGAAGAATCCTATTCCATAACCCCCTCTCTTACCACTGTAGATCAACCCCTTTATAAACTTGGAGAAACAGCATTAGAAACATGTCTCTCATTGACCTTAGGAGAGAAAACAAGAGAAGATGTTATTCTTCCCACAAAATTAATAATAAGGGAATCTTGTGGACACAAAGAGGGCACCGTCAATATATATTTTCCCGAAAAAGAGAAAGTAAAAAATATTTCAGAGATAAGAAAACTAAAGAAAGACTTTCTGGAACTCTTAGAAAAGGATTTGAAAGACAAAAAGAATTATCAGTTACCTTCTGAAATTTATGACTTTTTCTTTACTTCTTTATTTGAAAATAATCAAGTCTTCTTAAATAAAATTTGTGAATACTTAGAGAAGGAAGAGCCCGAAACCATAGAAGAACTAAAAGAAATCACATCTTCACTTTATCTTTTCGTTCAAATATATTTAGAAGAGGATTTAAAGAAAACCGCAGAAAATCTAATCCTAACAGCAGAAAAAATAATAAAAGCCTATTCTGAAAAATTATTAAGATATGAGAAATTCAAAATCAATGAAGAAACAGAACTTTTAGGATATGTTGGTTCTGATCTCCTTTCAAGTTTTAGAATGGAGGATATCCTTGAAAGAATTTCTATAAGGCTTCCAGAATTAAATATCAACACTTTCTATTTGATATCTACCGATGAAAACTTAGAAAAAAGGAAACTTATCTTTGCTCGATTAAAAGATCGAATCGTACAGGAAGAAATAAGTTTTAACTCTAATGAGATAATACCCCAAAAACTTTACCCAAAGGAAAGAACAACTTTAATAATAAAACCATTATATTTTCAAGAGAGTTTTTTTGGATATATAGTATTTGAATACGGTCCTAAAAGAGGAGTAATATATGAGATTCTAAGATCCCAAATCAGCGCAGCTATACAAGGTGCAAAACTTTTTGAAGAATTAAATCAGTTAGCCATTACTGATCCTCTGACTAAGCTTCCCAATAGAAGGTATATAGAAGCAGAATTTCAAAAAGAGATAGAAAGATCTAAGAGATATTCAAGCCCCTTATCGGTTATGGTACTCGATCTTGACAATTTTAAAATTATAAATGATACCTTTGGACATCAGTATGGAGATGGGGTATTAAAGAAAATTGCAGAAAACCTCAGAAAATATTGTAGAAAAGTGGACATTGTAGGCAGATTTGGAGGAGATGAGTTTGTAATAATCTTACCAGAAACAAATCTTGAAAAAAGTATAAAAGTTGCAGATAAGATAATAAAAAATCTTGAGAAAATGAATATAACTCTCCCTAATGGTGAGAAAGTATATATAAGTGTAAGCATTGGCATAGCCTCATATCCTGAGACCACTAAAGATCCAGAAAAGCTTTTAAGCCTTGCTGACATAGCAATGTATAATGCCAAAAAATTAGGAGGTAAGCAGTACTCTGTCGCAAGCTTTTAG
- a CDS encoding diguanylate cyclase, producing the protein MRRNIGIFVDNLNVYQWNILKGIFAYAEKNNINLYCVVGKPLNSPFDYEKNANKIYYLISKKDINGLIIFTSALSSHTPNEEIVRFCKLFSEEIPIVSIGLPLEKVPSFSVDNIKGFRELLTHLIEDHGYTKFAFITGPMDNIEARIRYKVFMEVMSKYDIKVPEDHIYYGNFLHEAGKEAIRTFFDERKIRPEIIVSSNDDMALSAIEELKKRNFLIPEDIKITGFDDVEEASFITPPLTTVRQPLFEMGEKAIKTLMEIIEGREVQNIEPLPTKLIIRDSCGCKYSALDRAKVEVKKINLNFGLEKLEKLKEEFIKVANEVPYDLEKDEILNLYENFLKSLKEKDPEPFLNYLQKLLKIKELINPQLGYFQDYISILRRFLIYYIEKEDLIFAENLWHQARVMISDYAERSQGYQKARLEEDFQELTGFGINLISSFDKSSIINSLKENLPNLGIKSFYIIEQEDSQNKKNLLFGLSEDSEYKDIDFSNGLIPKNVLPKRRFTYIVEPLYFQDTFFGYALFEFSNLHRFFYEILRAQISSGIQGARLFEERKEYENQLIEHIKELSILNEIGNTITSSIELELIWDLVSSKIANLFDYNVFYLILLDEEKNLLDIKVKKVKKGNGKLSDSDKKIIMDSIKNNKPILRKGQKKNILCVPLITGRGVKGAIFLKHEKDIYTEKTLNLLKTIANYISIAIENALLFEETKKLATIDPLTGILNRRALEEAFNKDVERAKRYNRPLSAMVIDVDDFKLFNDTYGHLFGDQVLKELAKTLRNSCRKTDIVGRYGGDEFCIILPETNLQGATKFAERLLKNIRNLTVVTPDNNKIPIKVSIGVASYPDDTYEPEKLLTLADTTMYKAKTSGGDSFATISYSYKTPISKEAPNFDVFLGLINAIDSKDNYTYVHCNDVAKYARKIGEKLGLSKDDLEILELAGKLHDIGKIGIPSEILKKPGPLTEEEWKIIKEHPRLGYLILNQLPKMEKLLQAILYHHERYDGKGYPQSLEGKEIPLIARILAVADAYSAMKTDRPYRKGLSKKEIISEIKKNMGKQFDPEIAQAFLELLEKGEIE; encoded by the coding sequence ATGAGAAGAAACATTGGAATATTCGTAGATAATTTAAATGTATATCAATGGAATATTTTAAAAGGCATTTTTGCATATGCAGAGAAAAATAACATAAATCTTTACTGTGTTGTAGGAAAACCTCTAAATTCTCCCTTTGATTATGAAAAAAACGCTAACAAAATTTATTATTTAATATCTAAAAAAGATATAAACGGATTAATAATCTTTACCTCTGCCTTAAGCTCTCATACCCCAAACGAAGAAATAGTAAGATTTTGCAAACTATTTTCTGAAGAGATACCTATAGTAAGCATTGGTCTACCTTTAGAAAAAGTTCCAAGCTTTTCCGTAGACAATATAAAAGGATTTAGAGAACTTCTAACTCACCTTATTGAAGACCATGGTTATACAAAGTTTGCCTTTATAACTGGTCCTATGGACAACATTGAAGCCAGAATAAGATATAAAGTATTCATGGAAGTTATGTCTAAATACGACATAAAAGTACCCGAAGACCACATATATTATGGAAATTTTCTACATGAAGCTGGAAAAGAAGCTATAAGAACCTTTTTTGACGAGAGAAAAATAAGACCTGAGATAATTGTTTCATCCAATGACGATATGGCTCTTTCCGCCATTGAAGAATTAAAGAAAAGAAATTTTCTTATACCAGAAGACATCAAAATCACTGGATTTGATGATGTGGAAGAAGCAAGCTTTATAACTCCACCTCTCACTACTGTGAGACAGCCCCTATTTGAGATGGGAGAAAAAGCCATAAAAACTCTAATGGAAATAATAGAGGGAAGAGAAGTACAAAATATAGAACCTCTTCCCACAAAATTGATTATAAGAGATTCTTGTGGATGTAAGTACTCGGCTTTAGACAGAGCAAAAGTAGAAGTTAAAAAGATAAATCTAAATTTTGGTTTAGAAAAATTAGAAAAGCTAAAAGAAGAATTTATAAAGGTTGCAAATGAGGTTCCATATGATTTGGAAAAAGATGAAATACTAAACCTTTATGAAAATTTTCTCAAAAGTTTAAAAGAAAAAGATCCAGAGCCCTTCCTTAACTACCTACAAAAACTTCTCAAGATAAAAGAACTAATTAACCCTCAACTAGGATACTTTCAAGATTACATCTCTATTCTAAGAAGATTTCTCATATACTATATAGAGAAAGAAGATCTAATCTTTGCGGAAAATCTTTGGCACCAGGCAAGGGTTATGATAAGTGACTATGCGGAAAGATCTCAAGGATATCAAAAGGCTCGCTTAGAAGAAGACTTTCAAGAGTTAACAGGATTTGGCATAAACTTAATTTCTTCTTTTGACAAAAGCTCTATTATAAATTCCCTTAAAGAAAATCTACCAAATCTTGGAATAAAAAGTTTCTACATTATAGAACAAGAAGATTCTCAAAATAAAAAGAATCTACTTTTTGGTCTCTCAGAAGATAGCGAGTATAAAGATATAGATTTCTCCAATGGACTAATACCCAAAAATGTTCTACCCAAAAGAAGATTTACATATATTGTTGAGCCTCTTTACTTCCAAGACACATTCTTTGGTTATGCTCTTTTTGAATTTAGTAATCTTCATAGATTCTTCTATGAAATACTCAGAGCTCAAATAAGTTCAGGAATCCAAGGGGCAAGATTATTCGAAGAGAGAAAAGAGTATGAAAATCAATTAATAGAACATATTAAAGAGCTATCAATTTTAAACGAAATTGGAAATACCATAACCTCTTCTATTGAATTAGAACTAATATGGGATCTTGTTTCAAGCAAAATAGCAAACCTTTTTGATTACAATGTCTTTTACTTGATATTATTGGATGAGGAGAAAAACCTCTTAGATATAAAAGTGAAAAAAGTCAAAAAAGGAAACGGAAAACTTTCAGATTCGGATAAGAAAATAATAATGGACTCTATAAAGAATAATAAGCCTATATTAAGAAAGGGACAAAAGAAAAACATACTATGTGTTCCCTTAATCACAGGAAGAGGAGTAAAAGGAGCTATTTTCCTTAAGCATGAAAAGGATATATATACCGAAAAAACCTTAAATTTGCTAAAAACCATAGCAAATTACATATCCATAGCAATTGAAAATGCCCTTCTTTTTGAAGAGACAAAGAAATTAGCTACCATTGATCCTCTTACAGGAATTCTAAATAGAAGAGCCTTAGAAGAAGCTTTTAACAAAGATGTAGAAAGAGCCAAAAGATATAATAGACCTCTTTCTGCTATGGTTATAGATGTGGATGATTTTAAACTATTTAATGATACCTATGGACATCTTTTTGGAGATCAGGTATTAAAAGAACTGGCAAAGACCTTAAGAAATTCCTGTAGAAAGACTGACATAGTAGGACGCTACGGTGGAGATGAGTTTTGTATAATCCTACCAGAAACCAATTTACAAGGCGCTACTAAATTTGCAGAAAGGCTATTAAAAAACATCAGAAATTTAACCGTTGTAACACCTGATAATAACAAAATACCAATAAAAGTAAGTATAGGGGTAGCCTCCTATCCTGATGACACCTACGAACCTGAAAAACTATTAACTCTTGCAGACACCACCATGTACAAAGCCAAAACTTCTGGAGGAGACTCCTTTGCTACTATATCTTATTCCTATAAGACTCCAATCTCTAAAGAGGCTCCTAATTTTGATGTATTTCTTGGCCTAATAAACGCTATTGATAGTAAAGATAATTACACTTATGTCCACTGTAACGATGTGGCAAAGTATGCAAGAAAAATCGGAGAGAAATTAGGACTCTCTAAAGATGATCTTGAGATACTAGAACTTGCAGGAAAACTTCACGATATTGGAAAGATAGGAATACCTTCTGAAATACTTAAAAAACCAGGACCATTGACCGAAGAAGAATGGAAAATCATCAAAGAGCATCCCAGATTAGGATACCTTATATTAAATCAACTCCCCAAGATGGAAAAACTACTCCAGGCAATACTCTACCACCATGAAAGATACGATGGAAAAGGATATCCCCAAAGCCTTGAAGGGAAAGAAATCCCACTTATTGCAAGAATTTTAGCAGTAGCAGACGCCTACTCTGCAATGAAAACCGATAGACCTTACAGAAAAGGCCTTTCTAAGAAGGAAATTATTAGTGAGATAAAGAAAAACATGGGTAAGCAGTTTGATCCAGAAATTGCTCAAGCATTCTTGGAACTATTAGAAAAAGGAGAGATTGAATGA
- a CDS encoding iron-containing alcohol dehydrogenase: protein MRNFVFHNPTKIIFGNDTTNEVGKEVRNYGKKVLLITGQGSIKRIGLYDKVINLLKEENLEIYELSGVKPNPRVDLVREGIKIVRENQIDILLAVGGGSVIDTAKAIAAGLTYDGDVWDLFTKRIPIKPTLPIGVVLTLAATGSEMNGNAVISNMETQEKLAISSPYLYPKFSILDPKNTVSVPLNHTLYGIVDILSHVFEQYFDKTEDAILQDRFAEAIMKTVIETAPKLVENPEDLESRAVILWCGTNALNGIIGVGKEQDWASHAIEHAISAIYDIPHGLGLAIVFPHWMKYVIDVIPHKFANFARNVWNIQGDDDFEVGLKGIEKLIEFYESLGIPTKLSRIGINNERLEEMAEKATEFGPIGNVKRLTKEDVYKILELCL, encoded by the coding sequence ATGAGAAATTTTGTATTTCATAATCCAACCAAAATCATCTTTGGTAATGACACAACTAATGAGGTGGGAAAAGAGGTTAGAAATTATGGAAAGAAAGTACTTCTTATTACAGGACAAGGAAGTATTAAGAGAATAGGCTTATACGATAAAGTGATAAACTTACTAAAAGAGGAAAATCTTGAAATATATGAACTTTCCGGAGTTAAACCTAATCCCAGAGTAGATCTTGTAAGAGAAGGAATAAAAATAGTAAGAGAGAACCAAATTGATATACTACTTGCTGTAGGCGGTGGAAGTGTCATTGACACAGCAAAGGCAATTGCAGCAGGATTAACTTATGATGGAGATGTGTGGGACCTATTTACAAAAAGAATACCCATAAAACCTACCTTGCCTATTGGAGTTGTATTGACCTTAGCTGCTACAGGCTCAGAAATGAATGGGAATGCTGTCATATCTAATATGGAAACCCAAGAAAAATTAGCGATCTCAAGTCCTTATTTATACCCTAAATTTTCTATTCTTGACCCCAAAAATACAGTATCCGTTCCTTTAAACCACACTCTTTATGGAATTGTAGATATTCTATCTCATGTTTTCGAACAATATTTCGATAAAACAGAAGATGCAATACTTCAAGATAGGTTTGCAGAGGCTATAATGAAAACAGTAATAGAGACAGCCCCTAAGCTCGTAGAAAATCCAGAAGACCTAGAAAGCAGAGCGGTAATACTTTGGTGTGGAACCAATGCTCTTAATGGAATAATAGGTGTGGGAAAAGAGCAAGATTGGGCTTCTCATGCAATTGAACACGCCATATCTGCCATCTATGATATTCCTCATGGGCTTGGGCTTGCTATAGTATTTCCTCATTGGATGAAGTATGTTATAGATGTGATTCCTCATAAATTTGCTAATTTCGCAAGAAATGTATGGAACATTCAAGGAGATGACGATTTTGAAGTAGGATTAAAAGGTATTGAGAAACTTATAGAGTTCTATGAAAGTTTAGGCATTCCTACTAAACTCTCGAGAATAGGAATAAATAATGAACGTTTAGAGGAAATGGCAGAAAAAGCTACTGAGTTTGGTCCCATAGGAAATGTAAAAAGGTTAACTAAAGAAGACGTATATAAGATTTTAGAACTTTGTTTATAA
- the ilvD gene encoding dihydroxy-acid dehydratase: MHRSDAVKKGIEKAPHRSLFYAMGYTKDELEKPLIGVVNSGNEMIPGHIHLDIIAQAVKYGILEAGGTPLEFRVIGICDGIAMGHKGMKYSLASRELIADSIEAMVEAYQLDGIILITNCDKIVPGMLMAAARLNLPSLILSGGPMLAGRWRGKDVDLISVFEGIGQVKAGNLKEEDLYELEQYACPGCGSCSGMFTANTMNCLSEALGIALPYNGTLPAAYDGMRKRLSKEAGKRIVQLVKDNIRARDILTRTAFENAIAVDMALGGSTNTVLHLLAIAKEAKVDLPLDTFQKINERTPNICKLSPASSQHIQDLHEAGGIPAVLKELLKGNLIDPNALTVSGKTIGEIAESAVIRDRNVIRPLEDPYAKDGGLAILYGNLAPEGAVVKKSAVSPKMLKHEGPARVFNSEEEAIKEIYSGKIKKGDVVVIRYEGPKGGPGMREMLGPTSALAGMGLDEDVALITDGRFSGGSRGAAIGHISPEAAEGGPIALLKDGDIIEIDIPNRTLNVKLSNEELEKRKKDWKPIKREIEFSYLRRYAALVTSASKGAVLKDIYE, from the coding sequence ATGCATAGAAGTGACGCTGTAAAAAAAGGAATAGAAAAAGCTCCTCATAGATCTTTGTTTTATGCTATGGGATATACAAAAGATGAATTAGAAAAACCTCTTATAGGTGTGGTAAATTCTGGAAATGAAATGATACCTGGCCATATTCATCTGGATATAATTGCTCAAGCAGTAAAATACGGCATCTTAGAGGCAGGAGGTACCCCATTAGAATTTAGAGTTATAGGAATATGTGATGGCATTGCCATGGGACATAAAGGAATGAAGTATTCCCTTGCAAGTAGAGAGCTGATCGCAGATTCTATTGAGGCAATGGTAGAGGCATATCAACTGGATGGAATAATACTTATAACTAATTGTGATAAGATTGTACCTGGAATGTTAATGGCTGCAGCAAGACTTAACTTACCGTCCCTTATCCTTAGTGGTGGCCCTATGCTTGCAGGAAGATGGAGAGGAAAAGATGTAGATCTAATAAGCGTTTTTGAGGGTATAGGACAGGTAAAAGCAGGAAACTTAAAAGAGGAGGATCTTTATGAATTAGAACAATATGCTTGCCCTGGGTGTGGTTCATGTTCAGGAATGTTTACTGCAAACACCATGAACTGTCTCTCAGAAGCTTTAGGAATAGCTTTACCTTATAATGGAACATTACCTGCTGCTTATGATGGTATGAGAAAAAGACTTTCAAAAGAAGCAGGAAAAAGAATAGTTCAATTGGTAAAAGATAATATAAGAGCTCGTGATATTTTAACAAGGACAGCTTTTGAGAATGCCATTGCCGTTGATATGGCCCTTGGAGGCTCAACAAATACTGTTCTCCACCTGCTTGCAATTGCAAAAGAGGCAAAAGTAGATTTACCCTTAGATACCTTTCAAAAGATCAATGAAAGGACTCCCAATATATGTAAATTGAGTCCAGCCTCCTCTCAACACATTCAAGACCTTCACGAGGCAGGAGGTATACCTGCAGTATTAAAAGAGCTTCTTAAAGGAAACTTGATAGACCCAAATGCTTTAACAGTTTCAGGTAAAACCATAGGAGAAATAGCAGAAAGTGCAGTAATAAGAGATAGAAACGTAATAAGACCTTTAGAAGATCCCTATGCTAAGGATGGAGGTCTTGCCATACTATATGGTAATCTTGCTCCTGAAGGTGCTGTAGTTAAAAAATCTGCAGTTTCTCCTAAGATGTTAAAACATGAAGGACCTGCAAGAGTATTTAATAGTGAAGAGGAAGCTATAAAAGAAATATATTCAGGAAAAATTAAAAAAGGAGATGTGGTGGTAATAAGATACGAAGGCCCTAAAGGTGGACCAGGAATGAGAGAAATGCTTGGCCCTACCTCTGCCCTTGCTGGAATGGGCCTTGATGAAGATGTAGCACTAATAACTGATGGAAGATTCTCAGGAGGGAGTAGAGGTGCTGCTATCGGCCATATATCTCCCGAAGCTGCCGAAGGAGGTCCTATAGCTCTTCTAAAAGATGGTGATATCATAGAAATAGATATTCCTAATAGAACTTTAAATGTAAAATTAAGCAATGAGGAACTGGAAAAAAGAAAGAAAGATTGGAAACCCATTAAGAGAGAGATCGAATTTAGTTACTTAAGGAGATATGCAGCATTGGTTACATCTGCTAGCAAAGGGGCAGTTTTAAAAGATATATATGAATAA